A single Phoenix dactylifera cultivar Barhee BC4 chromosome 1, palm_55x_up_171113_PBpolish2nd_filt_p, whole genome shotgun sequence DNA region contains:
- the LOC103724251 gene encoding uncharacterized protein LOC103724251 isoform X3: MVFRKADRVQLQLECLGEQHVGYQRLDFPMLRLSIVGGRPFSCGGDRIFRRRLLSSRYGVNDMEGSAKKIHGAALGTPEGHSIIFLAHNGPTGLGSKVSDICGRDWVFRGGDHGDPDLAQAISDLQRDTQIPISIVVFGHMHKELAYGNGLRKMIVVGTDNTIYLNGAIVPRVKMVQGASSPGTEEDKNQLQASDAKDGTLRAFTLVEIAEGGRVEKISEVWLLVDGSKTEVEEENILFWNP, from the exons TCTTGGGGAACAACATGTTGGCTATCAGCGTTTGGATTTCCCAATGTTAAGACTCTCTATTGTTGGTGGTCGACCCTTTTCTTGTGGGGGTGACAGAATATTTCGGCGAAGGCTTCTTTCTTCCAG GTATGGAGTCAATGATATGGAAGGAAGTGCAAAGAAAATCCATGGAGCTGCTTTAGGGACACCAGAGGGACATTCTATtatatttcttgcacataatggCCCTACAG GCTTAGGATCAAAGGTCAGTGACATTTGTGGAAGAGATTGGGTATTCAGAGGTGGTGACCATGGAGATCCAG ATCTTGCTCAAGCCATATCTGATTTGCAAAGGGACACCCAAATTCCCATTTCTATAGTAGTGTTTGGTCATATGCATAAAGAACTAGCATATGGGAATGGCCTTCGAAAGATGATAGTAGTCGGCACTGACAACACCATCTACCTGAATGGAGCTATTGTGCCGAGGGTGAAAATGGTACAAGGAGCAAGCTCTCCAGGCACCGAAGAGGACAAAAATCAACTGCAAGCTTCAGATGCGAAGGATGGTACCTTGCGTGCATTTACATTAGTCGAGATTGCGGAGGGGGGGAGGGTGGAAAAGATCTCGGAGGTCTGGCTTTTGGTAGATGGCAGTAAAACTGAAGTAGAAGAGGAGAATATCCTATTTTGGAACCCATAA